A genomic stretch from Cloacibacterium caeni includes:
- the holA gene encoding DNA polymerase III subunit delta — protein MKELEQIFKHIKNREFLPIYFFHGEEAFFIDAAVKALENDVLTEDEKAFNQTVVYGKDTNYNDILALSRQYPMMGDKQLIIVKEAQDLKLNEDESRILENYATNPVESTILVFAHKHKKVDSRKKVFKVLDKAHMLFHSEPVKDYNLAKWIEDESRNLQIKLAPGIAQLLADYLGNDLSRISNELNKMKLVLKEGEVLDGKLVETHIGISKEFNVFELQKALGKKDSNQAFKIAYYMGKNPKTNPIVMTIGNLYNFFSNVVMYHTVANQGQSLIASALGVNPYFVKDYAEAARNYPLKFATRVISVLREIDLKSKGLGAVNMEDGELLKEMVYKIVNIDKIKS, from the coding sequence ATGAAAGAATTAGAACAGATTTTCAAACATATTAAAAATAGGGAATTTTTACCCATCTACTTTTTCCATGGCGAAGAAGCTTTTTTTATAGACGCAGCTGTAAAAGCATTAGAAAATGATGTGCTTACAGAAGACGAAAAAGCTTTTAACCAAACGGTAGTCTATGGCAAAGATACCAATTATAATGATATTTTGGCACTTTCTAGACAGTATCCTATGATGGGAGACAAGCAACTCATCATCGTAAAAGAAGCACAAGACTTAAAATTAAATGAAGACGAATCTAGAATTTTAGAAAACTACGCCACAAATCCTGTGGAATCTACCATTCTGGTCTTTGCACACAAGCATAAAAAAGTAGACAGCCGAAAAAAAGTGTTCAAAGTTCTGGACAAAGCACATATGCTCTTTCACAGCGAACCTGTAAAAGATTATAACTTGGCGAAATGGATAGAAGACGAATCTAGGAACCTTCAAATAAAACTAGCGCCAGGAATTGCTCAGCTATTGGCAGATTATTTAGGGAATGACCTTTCCAGAATTTCGAATGAGCTCAATAAAATGAAATTGGTGCTGAAAGAAGGAGAAGTTCTAGACGGTAAACTCGTAGAAACGCACATTGGGATTTCTAAGGAATTTAATGTTTTTGAGTTGCAAAAAGCACTCGGAAAAAAAGATAGCAATCAAGCCTTCAAAATTGCGTATTACATGGGAAAAAATCCCAAAACCAATCCTATTGTCATGACCATAGGAAATCTCTATAATTTTTTCAGCAATGTAGTGATGTATCATACCGTAGCGAATCAAGGCCAAAGTCTTATTGCATCAGCATTGGGTGTGAATCCTTATTTTGTGAAAGATTATGCAGAAGCGGCCAGAAATTATCCGTTGAAATTTGCAACCAGAGTTATCTCTGTTTTGAGAGAAATTGATTTAAAATCAAAAGGTCTAGGCGCGGTAAATATGGAAGATGGCGAACTTTTAAAAGAAATGGTCTACAAAATTGTAAACATTGATAAAATCAAAAGCTAA
- a CDS encoding YitT family protein has protein sequence MIKNIWKHIILLILRLQGEADTSRYKVIKTKNNILVSLRNEFKNFLLITIGVFSAGFGFKGFLLTNKFIDGGATGISLLVSALTEIPIYYLIPLINLPFIIMGHKTVGINFAVKTALAIGGLALVLANVDFPNVTNDNILVAVFGGFFLGAGIGLSIRGGAVIDGTEVLALYLSKKLGTTIGDVIIIINVMIFSAAAYFLGVEIALYSMITYLSASKTLDFIVEGIEEYIGVTIVSSKCEEIKEMIYNKLGRGVTVYNGKKGFGKRGMKEDSDIIFTVITRLEVSKLTTELEKIAPTAFVVMHTVKDTKGGMIKKRPLKH, from the coding sequence ATGATTAAAAATATCTGGAAACACATTATTTTACTCATTCTTCGTTTACAAGGCGAAGCAGATACCAGTCGGTACAAAGTCATTAAAACCAAAAATAATATTTTGGTTTCCCTAAGAAACGAATTCAAAAATTTTTTACTCATCACCATTGGTGTATTTTCTGCAGGTTTTGGTTTCAAAGGATTTCTTTTGACCAATAAATTTATTGATGGTGGTGCAACAGGGATTTCGTTGTTGGTTTCTGCGTTGACAGAAATTCCGATTTATTACTTAATTCCTCTCATCAACTTGCCTTTCATTATTATGGGGCACAAAACCGTGGGAATCAATTTTGCGGTAAAAACAGCGCTTGCAATTGGCGGTTTGGCTTTGGTTTTGGCCAATGTAGACTTCCCAAATGTAACCAATGATAATATTTTAGTGGCGGTATTTGGTGGTTTCTTTTTAGGAGCAGGAATCGGTTTGTCCATTAGAGGAGGTGCTGTAATTGACGGAACTGAAGTTTTAGCATTATATTTAAGTAAAAAATTAGGGACGACTATCGGAGATGTAATTATCATCATCAATGTAATGATTTTCTCTGCTGCAGCGTACTTTTTAGGCGTAGAAATCGCTTTGTATTCCATGATTACGTATTTATCGGCTTCTAAAACGTTGGATTTTATTGTAGAGGGGATTGAAGAATACATTGGGGTAACCATCGTTTCTTCAAAATGTGAAGAAATTAAAGAAATGATTTACAATAAATTAGGAAGAGGAGTTACCGTTTATAATGGTAAAAAAGGTTTTGGAAAACGAGGAATGAAAGAAGATAGCGATATTATTTTTACGGTTATTACTCGTTTAGAAGTAAGCAAACTGACCACGGAATTAGAGAAAATTGCGCCTACCGCATTCGTGGTGATGCACACGGTAAAAGATACTAAAGGTGGAATGATTAAGAAAAGACCATTGAAACATTAA
- the crcB gene encoding fluoride efflux transporter CrcB has translation MKTLVYIFLGGGLGSVMRYLVSFYTSKFLSIGSFPLGTFLVNLIGCFLIGLFSSYFIKVDNSLKFLLITGFCGGFTTFSTFAAENYSLLQNQNYIVLISYVLLSIILGIIAVILGFQAASN, from the coding sequence TTGAAAACCTTAGTTTACATATTTTTAGGAGGCGGATTAGGGAGTGTAATGCGGTATTTGGTATCGTTTTACACTTCCAAATTCCTTTCTATTGGGAGTTTTCCTCTCGGAACATTCTTGGTAAACCTTATAGGCTGTTTTTTAATAGGTCTTTTTTCGTCTTATTTTATCAAAGTAGATAATTCCCTTAAATTTCTATTGATTACAGGTTTTTGTGGAGGTTTTACCACGTTTTCTACTTTTGCAGCAGAAAACTATTCTTTATTACAAAATCAAAATTATATCGTGCTTATTTCTTATGTTTTATTGAGCATAATCTTAGGAATTATAGCAGTGATATTAGGTTTTCAGGCAGCAAGCAATTAA
- a CDS encoding virulence RhuM family protein, with protein sequence MSEIILYTTDDGLTKINVQLEDETVWLTQDQIAMLFDKAKSTISEHIKHIFEEGELDEKSVVRKFRTTAADGKNYEVNYFNLDVIISVGYRVKSVQGTRFRQWATQRLKEYIVKGFTMDDERLKNLGGGNYWKELLDRIRDIRSSEKVMYRQVLELYATATDYDPKSEESLTFFKIVQNKLHYAAHGNTASEVIYLRVDSDKPFAGLTNFKGEQPTQAEAMIAKNYLEEKELKVLNNLVAAYFDLAELNAIEEREMRMTDYVRELDNILGSTGRKILEGSGKISHTQAAEKAKLEYKKYKAQTLLSVEKEYLKTISDLEKKAKKKGKQ encoded by the coding sequence ATGAGCGAAATAATTTTATATACCACGGACGATGGACTGACTAAAATAAATGTCCAACTCGAAGATGAAACCGTTTGGCTTACACAAGACCAAATAGCAATGTTGTTTGACAAAGCAAAATCAACCATCAGCGAACATATTAAACACATTTTTGAAGAAGGTGAATTAGATGAAAAATCAGTTGTTCGGAAATTCCGAACAACTGCTGCTGACGGCAAAAATTACGAAGTAAATTATTTTAACCTCGATGTTATCATTTCCGTTGGTTATCGGGTGAAATCGGTACAAGGCACTCGTTTTCGACAATGGGCAACGCAACGCTTAAAGGAGTATATAGTAAAAGGGTTTACAATGGACGATGAACGCCTTAAAAACTTGGGCGGTGGCAATTATTGGAAAGAACTATTAGACCGCATTCGCGACATTCGTTCCAGCGAAAAGGTAATGTACCGTCAGGTGTTGGAATTGTATGCGACTGCTACCGATTATGACCCAAAAAGCGAAGAAAGTTTGACTTTTTTTAAAATTGTTCAAAACAAATTGCATTATGCAGCTCACGGAAATACGGCAAGTGAAGTAATTTATTTGCGTGTGGACAGCGATAAACCTTTTGCAGGGCTCACCAATTTTAAAGGCGAGCAACCCACACAAGCCGAAGCAATGATTGCCAAAAATTATTTGGAAGAAAAAGAATTGAAAGTGCTCAACAATTTAGTAGCCGCTTATTTTGATTTGGCAGAATTAAACGCTATTGAAGAACGGGAAATGCGTATGACAGATTATGTGCGTGAATTAGACAATATTCTTGGTTCTACAGGAAGAAAAATATTGGAAGGTTCGGGAAAAATATCGCATACTCAGGCAGCAGAGAAAGCAAAGTTGGAATATAAGAAGTACAAAGCACAAACGCTGCTATCCGTAGAAAAAGAGTATTTGAAAACTATCTCGGATTTGGAGAAAAAAGCAAAAAAGAAAGGGAAACAATGA
- a CDS encoding helix-turn-helix domain-containing protein — MALEIVTKEDLQEFKNDLLQELKNLLLPKSNNQKQWLRSADVKALLKISSGTLQNMRINGTLRYSKVGGTLYYNYEDIEKLLQSNN, encoded by the coding sequence ATGGCACTAGAAATTGTTACCAAAGAAGACCTTCAAGAGTTCAAAAATGATCTATTACAAGAACTCAAAAACTTACTACTCCCAAAGTCAAACAACCAAAAACAATGGCTCCGAAGCGCAGATGTAAAAGCACTCCTCAAAATATCCTCGGGAACACTCCAAAACATGAGGATTAACGGCACTCTCCGTTATTCTAAAGTGGGAGGTACACTATACTACAACTATGAGGACATTGAAAAGCTCTTACAATCTAATAATTAA
- a CDS encoding site-specific integrase, whose amino-acid sequence MNHYSLLFYAKKTKSNPELSAIYLRITVRGKRSEISTGQTIPTASWCSKSGKLKGNAQQSKFTNSLLEHIKFKVFSSYNELILANKEITSETLKNRYLGIDEKKVTIVEVFKEHNKQMYDLIGETYSKGTWERYETSLRHTIEFLKWKYNVSDMDVKQINPEFVSSYEYWLRTVRKCANNSAVKYIKNFQKIINICFANEWISKNPFINYKSKLTTVVPNFLSQSHIDQILNKEFKSERLASVRDIFIFSCYTGLAYIDIKNLTYENIFIDLKGEKWIKTNRTKTKVAFSIPVLPIAEMIMNKYKDHPKCLNQNLVLPILSNQKMNEYLKEISTLCDIEFDLTFHAARHTFATTVTLNNGVPIESVSKMLGHKSIKTTQHYAKILDSKVSNDMNILKEKLAQKELKMKIS is encoded by the coding sequence ATGAACCACTACAGTTTACTTTTCTACGCCAAGAAAACAAAAAGCAATCCAGAACTATCAGCCATTTATTTACGTATTACAGTGAGAGGAAAACGCTCTGAAATATCAACTGGGCAAACTATCCCAACAGCTTCATGGTGTTCTAAATCTGGTAAATTAAAAGGCAATGCTCAACAATCTAAATTTACTAATTCACTTTTAGAGCATATAAAATTCAAAGTATTTTCAAGTTATAACGAACTAATTTTGGCAAATAAAGAAATAACGAGTGAAACTCTTAAAAATCGTTATTTAGGTATTGACGAAAAGAAAGTAACTATCGTTGAAGTTTTCAAAGAACATAACAAACAAATGTATGACTTAATAGGAGAAACTTATTCCAAAGGAACTTGGGAAAGATATGAGACTTCCCTTAGACATACGATTGAATTTTTAAAATGGAAATATAATGTTTCGGATATGGACGTTAAACAAATCAATCCCGAATTTGTTTCTAGTTACGAATATTGGTTAAGAACAGTTCGTAAATGTGCCAATAATTCTGCTGTTAAGTACATTAAGAATTTTCAAAAAATCATAAATATCTGCTTTGCTAATGAGTGGATTTCAAAAAATCCTTTCATCAATTACAAATCAAAATTAACAACTGTAGTTCCTAATTTTTTATCTCAATCTCATATAGATCAAATTTTGAATAAAGAATTTAAGTCAGAAAGATTAGCATCAGTCAGAGACATTTTTATTTTTAGTTGCTATACTGGTTTAGCGTACATAGATATTAAAAATCTTACTTATGAAAATATATTCATTGACTTAAAAGGTGAAAAATGGATAAAAACAAATAGAACAAAAACGAAGGTTGCATTTAGTATCCCTGTACTCCCAATTGCTGAAATGATTATGAATAAATACAAAGATCATCCTAAATGTTTAAATCAAAATTTAGTCCTCCCAATACTAAGCAATCAAAAAATGAACGAGTATTTAAAAGAAATTTCTACACTATGCGACATTGAATTTGATTTAACTTTTCATGCAGCAAGACACACTTTTGCCACAACAGTAACTCTAAATAATGGAGTTCCCATAGAAAGCGTGAGTAAGATGTTAGGGCATAAGAGCATCAAAACCACCCAACACTACGCCAAAATCCTAGATTCCAAAGTCAGCAACGACATGAATATCTTAAAAGAAAAATTAGCCCAAAAAGAACTAAAAATGAAGATTTCTTAA
- a CDS encoding type I restriction-modification system subunit M, whose protein sequence is MTSIAQRAALQNQIWKIANDVRGSVDGWDFKQFVLGTLFYRFISENFTNYIEAGDESINYAQLSDEVITPEIKDDAIKTKGYFIYPSQLFVNIAKNANNNPNLNTDLKAIFDAIESSANGYPSEEDIKGLFADFDTTSSRLGNNVENKNARLAAVIKGVEQLDFGKFEDNQIDLFGDAYEFLIGNYAANAGKSGGEFFTPQHVSKLIAQLAMHGQKSVNKIYDPAAGSGSLLLQAKKHFDNHIIEEGFYGQEVNHTTYNLARMNMFLHNINYDKFHIVLGDTLRDPQLMDEKPFDAIVSNPPYSIPWIGSDDPTLINDDRFAPAGVLAPKSKADFAFVLHALHYLSSKGRAAIVCFPGIFYRGGAEQKIRKYLVDNNFVETVIALAPNLFYGTSIAVNILVLSKHKTDTKTQFIDVTGEDFFRKVTNNNLLEDEHIDKIMAMFDSKAEVPHVATTIDNAKIAENDYNLSVSSYVEAKDKREKINIEELNAEISKTVEKINILRANIDKIIKEIEV, encoded by the coding sequence ATGACAAGCATAGCACAAAGAGCGGCATTACAAAATCAAATTTGGAAGATTGCCAACGACGTTAGAGGCTCAGTAGATGGGTGGGATTTCAAACAATTTGTATTAGGAACTTTGTTTTATCGCTTCATTAGCGAAAACTTTACCAATTACATTGAAGCTGGAGACGAAAGCATAAATTATGCTCAATTATCTGATGAGGTCATCACTCCCGAAATCAAAGATGACGCCATTAAAACAAAAGGCTACTTCATATATCCAAGCCAGCTTTTTGTGAACATTGCAAAAAATGCCAACAACAACCCCAATCTAAACACAGACCTAAAAGCCATTTTTGATGCCATAGAAAGTTCTGCCAATGGTTATCCTTCGGAAGAAGACATCAAAGGGTTGTTTGCAGATTTTGATACCACAAGCTCAAGACTAGGCAACAATGTAGAAAACAAAAACGCTCGTTTAGCAGCAGTCATCAAAGGCGTGGAACAACTAGACTTTGGTAAATTTGAAGACAACCAAATAGACCTTTTTGGTGATGCCTACGAATTCCTTATCGGCAATTATGCAGCCAACGCAGGGAAATCGGGAGGTGAGTTTTTCACCCCTCAACACGTTTCTAAACTCATTGCTCAACTGGCAATGCACGGACAAAAATCAGTCAACAAAATTTACGACCCTGCAGCAGGTTCTGGCTCATTACTATTACAAGCCAAAAAACATTTTGACAACCACATCATAGAAGAAGGTTTCTACGGACAAGAAGTCAATCATACCACCTACAACTTGGCGCGTATGAATATGTTTTTGCACAATATCAATTATGATAAGTTTCACATTGTTTTAGGAGATACCCTTAGAGACCCTCAGCTGATGGACGAAAAACCGTTTGACGCCATTGTGTCTAATCCGCCGTATTCTATCCCTTGGATAGGGAGTGATGACCCTACCTTGATTAACGATGACCGTTTTGCGCCTGCAGGTGTTTTAGCTCCTAAGTCTAAAGCAGATTTTGCATTTGTATTACACGCCTTGCATTACTTATCGAGTAAAGGGAGAGCAGCTATTGTGTGCTTCCCAGGTATTTTTTACCGTGGCGGTGCCGAACAAAAAATTAGAAAATATTTGGTAGACAACAATTTTGTAGAAACCGTCATTGCTTTAGCCCCTAACTTATTCTACGGAACGTCTATCGCCGTAAATATTCTCGTGCTTTCTAAACATAAAACAGATACCAAAACCCAGTTTATTGATGTTACAGGGGAAGATTTCTTTAGAAAGGTAACCAATAACAATTTGCTAGAAGACGAACATATCGATAAGATTATGGCGATGTTTGACAGTAAAGCCGAAGTGCCACACGTAGCCACCACTATTGACAATGCTAAAATTGCAGAAAACGATTACAACCTATCCGTAAGCTCGTATGTAGAAGCCAAAGATAAGCGCGAGAAAATTAATATCGAGGAACTGAATGCAGAGATTTCAAAAACGGTGGAGAAAATAAATATACTTCGTGCGAATATTGATAAAATTATAAAAGAGATTGAAGTATGA
- a CDS encoding AAA family ATPase: MNFPTPPIETRYDYYKIIPEFKKFASQYIGKNYLIPDEEKPIVFATIAWMLQDDLVAKEMDFDLQKGILLSGPIGCGKTTLFKLMQKFIGNKNKFGMVSTRQIVSEFMQSGYQILENYSKGNFTHDARKAKVYCFDDLGIETSLKYYGNDCNVMAEILLTRYDLYKEKGLITHLTTNLSAAEIESIYGNRLRSRMREMFNLFGYDQNSTDKRK; encoded by the coding sequence ATGAACTTTCCTACACCACCCATAGAAACCCGTTATGATTATTATAAAATCATTCCAGAATTCAAAAAATTCGCTTCCCAGTATATCGGTAAAAACTACCTCATTCCAGACGAAGAAAAACCCATAGTCTTCGCCACCATTGCATGGATGCTCCAAGACGATTTAGTGGCCAAAGAAATGGACTTCGACCTCCAAAAAGGAATTCTCCTTTCTGGTCCTATTGGTTGCGGAAAAACCACCTTATTCAAGCTCATGCAAAAATTCATAGGAAACAAAAACAAATTTGGCATGGTTTCCACACGCCAAATCGTTTCAGAATTCATGCAGTCAGGCTACCAAATCCTAGAGAACTACTCCAAAGGAAACTTCACCCACGATGCTCGAAAAGCCAAAGTCTATTGCTTTGACGATTTAGGCATTGAAACCTCATTGAAGTATTACGGAAACGACTGCAACGTCATGGCAGAAATCCTCCTCACACGCTATGACTTATACAAAGAAAAAGGACTCATCACACACCTCACCACTAATCTTTCTGCAGCAGAAATAGAATCCATCTACGGAAACAGGCTCCGTTCCCGAATGAGAGAAATGTTCAATCTTTTCGGCTACGACCAAAACTCCACAGACAAAAGAAAGTGA
- a CDS encoding transcriptional regulator: MLSGVEATISQNPTSNTQHKNMNYIRHLTGFYEKIHEDSRLNPTHISLYLALFQFWNLNHFQNPISISRHEMMKLSKIAALGTYHKCIKDLQDFGYIEYLPSFNPYKGSLVNLHNFENIDVHHLNKNRIKNQTSSEQALNQHHIKIETGIEQALIPSINYINNINNKHSITTPETSSNFKQAFLPAIPFQEIIPKSLSQKSEEKEKLREKKKKSAKLSPTHIENNIQVGGKKNFPVILNEAKRSEESHYIKPSPKIPPTFAEVKLFFEEKDTPLSEAERFFDHYESNGWLVGGKSKMKNWEAAARNWLKNSKKFNSLSPNGAEGKRNHLTATTNKSYKEPL, translated from the coding sequence ATGCTGAGCGGAGTCGAAGCGACCATCAGCCAAAATCCAACATCCAACACCCAACATAAAAATATGAACTACATCCGCCACCTCACAGGATTTTACGAAAAAATCCACGAAGACTCACGCCTTAACCCCACACACATCAGTTTATACCTTGCTTTATTTCAGTTCTGGAACCTCAACCACTTCCAGAACCCAATAAGCATTTCACGACATGAAATGATGAAGCTCAGCAAAATTGCAGCGTTAGGAACTTATCACAAGTGTATCAAAGACCTTCAAGATTTTGGATATATCGAATATTTACCCTCATTCAATCCATACAAAGGAAGTTTGGTCAATCTTCATAATTTCGAAAATATAGATGTTCACCATTTGAACAAGAACCGTATCAAAAATCAAACAAGCTCTGAACAAGCATTGAACCAGCACCATATCAAAATCGAAACAGGTATTGAACAAGCATTGATACCTTCTATAAACTATATAAACAATATAAACAATAAACATAGTATTACCACACCCGAGACCAGTTCAAATTTTAAACAAGCTTTTTTACCTGCAATTCCTTTCCAAGAAATTATCCCAAAATCACTATCCCAAAAAAGTGAAGAAAAAGAAAAGTTGCGCGAAAAGAAAAAGAAAAGCGCAAAGCTTTCGCCGACTCATATCGAAAACAATATTCAAGTTGGAGGCAAAAAGAATTTTCCTGTCATTCTGAACGAAGCAAAACGCAGTGAAGAATCTCACTACATCAAACCATCTCCCAAAATCCCACCCACCTTTGCTGAGGTAAAACTTTTTTTCGAAGAAAAAGACACTCCGCTTTCAGAAGCCGAAAGATTTTTTGACCACTACGAATCCAACGGTTGGCTCGTGGGTGGAAAATCCAAAATGAAAAATTGGGAAGCAGCTGCACGCAATTGGCTCAAAAACTCCAAAAAATTCAACTCCCTAAGCCCGAACGGAGCCGAAGGCAAACGAAACCACCTAACAGCCACCACCAACAAAAGCTACAAAGAACCACTTTAA
- the trxB gene encoding thioredoxin-disulfide reductase — MENNILDCVIVGSGPSGYTAAIYAARADLKPELYTGLEPGGQLTTTTEVENFPGYPNGITGPEMMMDLQKQAERFETKVHYEMITKVEFSKEVGGVHKLWAGEKEILAKTVIISTGATAKYLGLEDEKKYSGGGVSACATCDGFFYRGKDVIVVGAGDTAAEEATYLSKLCNKVTMLVRKDHFRASKAMIHKVNNTPNIEVKFNHELIAIEGENSLVERAVVINNQTQETSKIDVHGIFIAIGHKPNTDVFAGQITLDENGYIITEGKSSKTNLPGVFAAGDVQDHIYRQAITAAGSGCMAAIDAERYLSELE, encoded by the coding sequence ATGGAAAATAATATATTAGATTGCGTGATTGTAGGTTCTGGACCATCTGGTTATACTGCTGCTATATATGCAGCCAGAGCAGATTTAAAACCTGAATTATACACTGGTTTAGAGCCAGGAGGTCAGTTGACGACTACCACCGAAGTAGAAAACTTCCCAGGTTATCCAAACGGAATTACAGGTCCTGAAATGATGATGGATTTGCAAAAACAAGCCGAAAGATTTGAAACCAAAGTACACTATGAAATGATAACGAAAGTAGAATTTTCTAAAGAAGTAGGAGGTGTTCATAAACTTTGGGCAGGCGAAAAAGAAATTTTAGCAAAAACAGTGATTATTTCTACAGGAGCTACTGCAAAATATTTAGGTCTAGAAGATGAGAAAAAATATTCTGGAGGTGGGGTTTCTGCTTGTGCTACTTGTGACGGATTTTTCTACAGAGGCAAAGACGTAATCGTAGTAGGAGCAGGAGATACTGCAGCAGAAGAGGCGACTTATCTTTCTAAATTGTGTAACAAAGTAACCATGTTGGTGAGAAAAGACCATTTCAGAGCTTCTAAAGCAATGATTCACAAGGTAAACAATACGCCAAACATTGAAGTGAAATTCAATCACGAATTAATCGCTATCGAAGGCGAAAATAGCTTAGTAGAAAGAGCAGTGGTCATCAATAACCAAACGCAAGAAACTTCTAAAATAGACGTTCATGGTATTTTTATCGCGATTGGTCATAAACCGAATACTGATGTTTTTGCGGGTCAAATCACTTTAGATGAAAACGGTTACATCATCACCGAAGGTAAATCTTCTAAAACCAATTTACCAGGCGTTTTTGCAGCAGGAGATGTACAAGACCACATCTACAGACAAGCGATTACAGCAGCAGGTTCTGGTTGTATGGCAGCCATAGATGCTGAACGTTATTTATCAGAATTAGAATAA
- a CDS encoding type I restriction enzyme HsdR N-terminal domain-containing protein, which translates to MQLPKLNFKEDFVFDIKRDKDTFFIYDMVRKSWLVLTPEEWVRQHFVHYFTQIKKYAKSALILEKKLELNGTIKRIDLLITEKTAPKILVELKAPQITLTEQTFEQIARYNSIIGAEKIILSNGLQHIAARFENGNYHFEKVEL; encoded by the coding sequence ATGCAGCTGCCGAAATTAAATTTTAAAGAAGATTTTGTTTTTGATATCAAGCGAGACAAAGATACGTTTTTTATTTATGATATGGTAAGGAAATCTTGGTTGGTTCTCACTCCTGAAGAGTGGGTAAGACAGCATTTCGTACACTATTTCACTCAAATAAAAAAGTATGCAAAATCTGCATTAATTCTCGAAAAAAAACTAGAATTAAACGGAACGATTAAGAGGATAGACCTCTTGATTACCGAAAAAACAGCACCTAAAATTTTGGTAGAACTCAAAGCACCGCAGATTACCCTTACCGAACAAACTTTTGAACAAATTGCCCGATACAATTCAATAATTGGTGCTGAAAAAATTATTTTGAGCAATGGTTTACAGCATATTGCTGCGAGATTTGAAAATGGAAACTATCATTTCGAAAAAGTAGAATTATAA
- a CDS encoding RteC domain-containing protein, with product MLIKHKFKSKHEEILFFKSIKPQFTSKLYYHMAIYRIASQAPLGGASILKKYYEAEQVNIKDFFDKNLDFYQYYRTNSTFLDEKYFLRGNVDFKINLNNYYFELDPKFSTTHDSKVALIMAYDLLSIYIDKKILELEKALNGIYTTQSSKLQWTASKVALIELIYALQTEGVFNNGTANVKDIADQFQETFNVDLGQYRRMFLDIRTRKDDRAKFINTLKDKLLLRMEETDENF from the coding sequence ATGCTCATTAAACATAAATTTAAATCTAAGCATGAAGAAATTTTATTTTTTAAATCCATAAAACCGCAATTCACTTCCAAGCTATATTATCACATGGCAATTTATAGAATTGCTTCCCAAGCTCCATTAGGAGGTGCATCAATCCTCAAAAAATATTATGAAGCTGAACAGGTCAACATAAAAGATTTCTTTGATAAGAATTTAGATTTTTATCAATACTACCGTACGAATAGCACTTTCCTAGATGAGAAATATTTTTTGAGAGGAAATGTAGATTTTAAAATCAACCTCAACAATTATTATTTTGAATTAGACCCAAAATTCTCAACCACCCATGATAGCAAAGTCGCTTTAATCATGGCGTACGACCTTTTGTCTATATACATAGATAAAAAGATTTTAGAGCTTGAAAAAGCACTAAACGGGATTTATACAACCCAATCATCCAAACTCCAATGGACGGCCTCAAAAGTCGCCCTTATTGAACTCATCTACGCCCTCCAAACCGAAGGCGTTTTCAACAACGGAACTGCTAATGTTAAAGACATTGCAGACCAATTCCAAGAAACCTTCAATGTAGATTTAGGACAATACAGGCGTATGTTCCTAGACATCAGAACCCGAAAAGACGACAGAGCCAAATTTATCAATACCCTCAAAGATAAACTTCTGTTAAGAATGGAGGAAACAGACGAAAATTTCTAA